GCGCCTGCAGGCTCACACTCGAGCTCTTCTGGCCCCAGCAGGGCCGTGGGAGGTGAGCCAACGCAGCAGGGCGAGGGCCACCCACCCCGTCACGCAGCAAGGGAGGGACGGGCTGGGGGACCCAGCCTGGAGCTGAGACTCTTACCTCACacactctctctgccccccccccccgccaacttACACAAGTGGAATGAATATcgttaaaaagagagaaagcaagaggaaGAAGGCTATGTGTTTGTCTGTGGTAGAGGAtgttggtgagagagagagaggaaaatcatTTCAGTTTCTGACTCAGCATCAGCTGATATCCCCatcctatagaccaggggtccccaaactttttacatagggggccagctcactgtccctcagaccgttggagggccggactattaaaaaaactatgaacaaatccctatgcacactgcacatatcttattttaaagtaaaaaaacaaaacgggaacaaatacaatatttaaaataaagaacaagtaaatttaaatcaacaaactgaccagtatttcaatgggaactatgggcctgcttttggctaatgagatggtcaatatgctcctctcactgaccaccaatgaaagaggtgccccttccggaagtgcggcgggggccggataaatggcctcagggggccgcagtttggggacccctgctatagaccgACTCCGGTTGTCCACCTTCAGGCACGGCGTGATCCAGCCGCCCCCACTGTCTGCCCCAGCTCACTTTCCATCCCTGACGCATGATTTGGGGGAGGAGTCCAGGGCTGAACAGATGCCCCTATTATTTTTTCTGACGCAGCACAGCAAGCCGAAGGGCTTCCGAGGGGGGACAGAGGCGGGGCCCTGAGGAAACAGCCCtcggggaggggacagaggcggGGCCCTGCGGAAAAAGCCCTCAGGCGGCCTACCTTGTATCTTCAGCGGGTTGTGGTAGTGAACTTCCAGGCGGAGAAACCTCGAGGACCCGGGGCCCCCGAAAGCAAGGCCAGCTTCCTCTGGGTAATAAAAGGCCTGcggggagcaggagggaggggtgCCGGGCGTTCAGATACCGCAGCCTCCGCGGACAGGCAGGCTGGGTGTCCGAGGGGGGTCCTGGCTGGAAACTCCACCACAGCGGTGGGTGGTGTTGGTGGAGCAGCTGGCTCTCCCGCGAACGGGCAGCCAGCAGCGCACACGGGTGTTCCTGGACCCGGGGTCAGGGAGTGGGGGTGCTGGTACCCCTCGGCCACCCTTCGGCCCTAAACCCCTGCCGGGCCGCCTTTGGATGTGGGGGAAGCTAAGGAGAGCCCCACGGGTGCAGCCCAGGGAGGCTCGGGCACAAACCCCACCACGTCCAGCCAGGACACGAGACCGGAGCCACGAGaacagagctggggggggggggggggcgcctttCCATTTTTATAGAAAACTAACAATGGCAGGAAAAGTCTCCGTAGCGGTGGAAGGCAGGCCACGAGCCGGCAGCCGGGGGTGTTTGGGGCGTGGGTCCCCTCTGGTGGCCGCAtgagcccccacccaccccccagagCCCCTCTCCTTGGGGCCTCTCACACAGAGACGCGGGCACACCGAGTGTGGGGGGCTGGGGACCCCGAAGGCTCCCCGGAGGTGCCGCACCTTGGCACCCAGGGCCCAGGCGGCCAGCACGTGGCGACAGTAGTTGAGGCGCTCGGGCTTCATCTTGGAGTCGCAGGGCCCGCTGAACCTGGGGAGGCTCTCGAACTCCGCAGCGCACTGGAAGACCTCCATGTGGTGCACCAGGGCCTCGTTGCCCTCGGTGACAATGGGCTCATACTGCGGGGTGGAGGGGACACTGAGTTTGGGGCAGCGGAAGGCCACCCGCCCGCCCCTGAGGAGGGCTCTGGCCCCAGCATCTCCCTTCCCTGGGCCTCGGCTtgcccatctgtgaaatgagaggGTTGAGCCAGGCGAGTTCCCAGAGTGCTGCTGGGGCTCACGGGTCTGAGGCCGCAGAGCCACCGACCTGGAACCAGGCAGAACCTGCCGGAAGCCCGTGGAGAGCTCCTCAGGGAGGGAAGTGAGGGGCCCAGGCAAGCCATCTCctgaaacggggggggggggcaggaaggtgGCTGTCCTTGTGAGAATGTGGCCTGAGCCCAGGACCGGCCGCGGCTGTGAGTCCGGCCAGCCGCGTCCTGCTGTGGGACTTTGTGGGACTCACACAGCATCTCTCCTGGGCACAGGAATGCCAACACCCAGGGCTGCGTGGGGGCCACCGTGGAGATGGCGCGGGAAAcccacctccccttcccctacAGCCATTGCCATCACTGTTCTCTCTCCAGGCGGGTGTAGAGCCCTTGTGTTCTGAGTTAAACTGCTTTTTAATGAAGGAGGAGGTGGcccgacagacagacagacatacaacGATTTCTGTCCCAAAGGAAGAGGCAGAGCTCAAGCTATTAGTTGCCTTCGGTCCAGGTTGGGAAGTTGGGGTACAGAGACCCCGGGAGGTGGGGAGTGAGCAGGGCAACGGGGGGTCAGACTGCAGGAAGGTCCAGGCGATCCCAGGACACCCGATAGAACCAGGACCACGGACAGCTCCCCGAAACGgcgtgctctctgctctctgcagcCTCTGAGGCCCAGGGGGAAGCCCCGCCCCGCCGGACAGACCACCCGCGCGTACCATGACAATGTGGTGGCGGGGGAAGCCGGCGGGGAGCTCGGTCATGTAGCACCAGTACGTGGTCTCCTGGCCGGGCACCAGGACGCCAGGGGCCCGGATCTCCATGGTGCGTGTGTCCGCGGGCAAAGCCGGGACGGGGATGTTGGGCTTCAGCAGCTGCACCCGCTGCAGCCCCGTCTGCAGCCTCGAGGTGTCGATGGCCTCCAGCGAGGGGAAGGGCCGCTCCAGGACCCCGTACACCAAGTGGACCGTGCCGTCCTGCAGCCGAGACAGGGGCCTGCACTCACCCACTCAGACAGACCCCCGGAACCGGGCTCCTCGGTAACCCAGGGGGCGCCAGGTCCCTGCCCCCCCTTACTGGCTGCTGACATGCCTGGCACTGACCTCGTTGAGCTACACTGACCAACACGGCTGCGACCAGCCccctgggggagagggtggaagtAGAAAGCTCTAGTCACTGacgagctggggggggggaggtcacaGGCAGACTccgagaggcagggagggggctggggctggCTTTCTCACGGGCTGCCGTGAGTGTGAGCCCAGATCCACCTGTGGGAAATGCCCTAACGTGGTGGTTTTCTGGGCGCCGGTGGGTGTGCGTGTGTTTATATAGGCGGCGGCGGCTAATTGCTCTCTTGAGTTCATGGCCACATGAACCTGGGGGCCCTGGGTGCTGCTCTGGGGAGAGTGTCTCAAAGCACCAGGCAGGAGGCTCCCCCACACCCAGCCTGGAGGCTCTGAGCCAAGCACACGTGGTGGGCACCGGGTGGACCCCCCCACTCAGAGAGGGTGTCCCCTGCCTGCCCTTGTCTCGTCCTcggagcaggcagggcaggggggcGAGGGCCCGGACAGTATGCTCGGCCCCCACCGGCCGCAAGCCTCTGGACACGTTCTTCCCCcgtttggcctcagtttcctcctctggcgTGCCGCCAGCTCACGTCACTACTGTCCCCTAAAGGCTACTGAAGACGGTGATACATAGTACGCTAAAAGGTAAAAAGGATTGCAACTTCGAGGACAAGGTGGGTCGCGTCTCCCTAACTGGGGTCTGGGAGTGGCATGAggacctggtggtggtggtggggtgtttAGATCTGATGTGGCGGTGACTCCCAGACGGAGCTGGTCAGACTTTACGGATCACCCAGCTTCCCTTTGTgctttacagatagggaaactgaggcccgggggGGGTAGGAATCTGCCCTGAGCCTCAGAGCTTGTTGGCAACAAGGCCGGGTTTGGGAAACCAGGCATCCTGGTCTCTTCCCAGAATTCCACCCGGAGATGAAGAACCAGGAACAGAGAACTCATCCGGAGCGAGATCATGCCGGTCCCACTTTGAGAGGCTTCGGGACAAGGGCCCTCGTCTAGAACCGCTGTCTACGTGTCGACGAGAGCGCTTGCTGGAGGATCAGAGGCGGATGGCAGAGGTCTCCGGAACTGCCTTGTTCGCACCCTGCTGCCTCTGGGGTCCCTCCTTGGTGTCTTCTGTGTGCTGAACTGGCCCAGGGACGCCACCCCTGATACGAGAGTGCTCCCCGCAGCCCACGACGTCCTGGGCTCGGCGGCCACCCACCTCGATTAGGTAATCCTGGGGGTCACAGGTACTCAGGGGCCTCGTGAAGAGCAGAGACAGGCCCTCCGGGGTCCGCTGTGCCTGCAGCAGCTGGTAGTCCTGCTGGGCGTCCAGGTGAATCTGTCCCTTCTGGTCACTCCAAGCATCCTGCAGAGATGAGAACAGGCTCAGGGCACCCCAAGCCCAGCCAGAGGCCAGAGCACCAGGTCGCTGCCCGCAGCGCAGCCCTGAGGGACACTCCTGGGTGCCCTGTGGATCTGGGGCTCTGGTCGAGGTCGGGGCTCAGTCTCACTGTCTGTGTCTGCCTGGAGACAGCGTGACTCCAGCTCGCTCTCTCTGCGTCCCTGAAGGGGGGCTCTCCAGGGACAGACAGGGCTCTCggggctggtgagccttgcagaGTCACAGACCTCTGGGTGGCACCCAGGAATCGGCCTTGCTAAGCGGGTGCCATGATTGGGGAATGGGCCTTAGACAAGCACGAGTCCCATTGGTCCGCGGAAGAAGGGGTGAAGGCGGAGCATGGAGCCTTGGAGAGGGGAGACGGGGAGAGGAGCTGTCCTGGGGGGGGGCGGTGGCGAGAGAGAAACCGGGCACCGTGTTGAGGGTGGCACTCAGCTCAGGTGCCCGTGCTGTGCTCGTCCAGCCCTGAGTGTGAACACTGCGCCCTTGGCACCTGGCTCCCCTCGCCCTGGTCCCAGCCTTGCCTGGGGagggtaaactgaggcccagggatgtAGCAGACCTGCTCCCCCAGGATGTTAAGGAGATCTGGCTGACCCCTGTCAGAGCTCCCCTGGCCCCAGCTGCTTCCCTTGCACCGGGGGCTTCAGGCCAGCGCAGGAGGAGAAGCCCCCCTGGGGCTGCAGCGAGGCAGGATGAGCCCCCCAGCGAGCAGACCTGTCCCCACTGGGAGCCCCACAGGTCCTTGACtgtagtgtgtgagagagagagagagggacagacaggaacagacaggacgggagagagatgagaagcatcaattcttcgttgtggcttcttagttattcattgattgctttctcatgtgtgcctggaccggggggctacagcagagcgagtgaccccttgctccagccagcgaccttgggtccaagctggtgagcttggctcaaaccagatgagctggtgacctcggggtctcgaacctgggtcctccacgtcccagtccgatgctctatccactgtgccactgcctagtcaggcagggcttttttttaaaaaaaaaaacaacaacctgttTCTAGGACTAAAGATTGTTTTCTTCACTtccttgaggaaaaaaataaatctgcacCAGATTTTGCAAAAATTTTTCCTAGAGAAAAGTGCCACCAGGCAGCTCAGCGCctgctgggggtgggtggaggggaccACTGTTGGTGTTCAGAGGACTCGTTTTAAAGGGAGGCAGAAAGTTCGCCCGCAAGGCTGGGGCTGGGAATCCAGCATGTATTCTTTGAACATATTGCTAAAGGCGGAGAAACAATTCTGACATTTGTTTGCCTAGAAATTTGTTGTGCAAATTAATCTTGCCGTGGGTGTGCAGGAGGGCGAGGTCCCGGCCCCCTCGGCAGGCAGCGGGGAGTTGGGACGCGTAGCCCCGGAAGAAGCTGGTGCTCTGGCTCTGAATGGGGGCTGCCTCGGGTCTTTCTTGGCCGTGACCCCTCCCCAACCACTGCACGTCCTTGTGTGTGGGAGGCAGGGCAGCCTGGAGGGCCAGCAGTGGCCCAGCCTGCCTGGGTGGCTGCAAGCCAGGggctgcagccccccacccccaccccagctgctgGCCACACCTGTGAAATGGGCCTCCCGGCCTCCCGTAGAGTTGTCATGGGGATGGAGGCAGTATAGTCGGGTTCCAGAGATATCAGCTGCTGTCAGCTCATGTCAACTCGCAGAGACCCAGAGAATAGAGGGAGAgaccctccccactcctccagTGAGGACACAGAGGCCGGGAGTCCGGGCCGGGAGTCCAGGTCACACGCATCGCCCCTGATTTGGGAGCATCTGCTGGTTTCCCCGCTCCATGGAGCAAAAGCCCCTCTgttcacagataaagaaagtaccttctaacttaaaaaaaaatggttaacttTTCTATGTCTGTTTCTTTGTGGAGAGAGTTGTGGTTTGTGCTCAGAGAGACCCTGGTGGTCAGGCCcatctggggaggagggggagaaggtagCTCAGGGGAGGTGctgcccccccaacacacaccccTGAGACCTCCCTTCAAAGTGTTAAGGCCCCAAAGTTGCTCTAGtttgaaaaaaacacacatttctccctttctccacCCTGTAGGGCAATAACGGGGTGAATGTTGAAGGCAAGGAGTCGAGAGCTCAGGTCTGTGGGTTCGCTCCACACCTCACccggggggcaggggcaggggggggggtctGCACCTGCTCGGTTTCCCTGCGTGTGCAGAACTCAGCCTGCCGGGTGTCGGGGTGTGCCTGCGGGGCGCCACCAGGCCCGCGTTGGAGGGTGTGGGTGCCCTGGatgttgtgtgtgtgagtggagAAGGTGGGGTCTGAACCCATAAGGGGGTGGAGCAGTGTGCATGTATGTGGCCTGTGTGTCCTTCCTACGTGGCTGTCCTCCTTGGGCACATGGGGTCCTCCTGTTTGGAGTGTGCAGCCAAAGACCATAGAAAGCACCTATTTCTCACGGATGTCCTCAAATTGTCATCCCCAAGACACCCAAGCCAGGGACACGGGGTTAAGGAGGGTGAGTGCAGGAGGAAGGCCGGCCACGGGGCCCGGTAGGGCCGAGCTCAGGGCAGGGGGAAGACTTACCCCAAAATAGGCACGGTCCCCATCGGTCCAGAGCACCACCAGGTCGGCGTCCTCCAGCTCGCCGCGGTCCGACATCCCGAACAGGACCCCGGCCTTGAGCTCCCGCACCAGCAGCTGGAAGTGGACCGTCTCCCGGGCGTAGCTGACGTTCCAGGAGAGCTCCAGGGTCCCCTCGGGGTCCAGGGGGATGTGGTAGGGGAAGGGGCTCTCGGGGGGCACCGAGCCCTGCAGCGCGGCCACCAGGATGACCAGGAAGACGGCCACCGCCGTGCCGTACATGGAGGCGGCCTCCCGCGTGCTGGGGCTGGGGACCTGCATGGCTGGGTGAGAGCCCGGCCGCCCCACCTGGACATTTATGTCCTGGGCGCCCTGGGGCAGCGGGCCCAGGCGGCAGCTTTAATCACATTTGTCTGGTGGGGAATTCAATTGTCCCCGTGACCCTCCCACCAGCTCGTGCCCGGGGCCAAACACTTTGCCTCCCCCCTGCTCTCCTAATTGGCACTAATGGCATATGGACATTATCCGTGGGGATTGGAGCAGACTGGGGCGGACTGTGCTTCCTCTGACACGTCCCCCCAAGAGGTACCGCAAAGTGGCTCCTCCCGGTAGCCGGAAAGCCTTTCGGACTCCCTCCATCCGGCCAGGCGCTGGGGCTGACCACCAGGCCACCAGGCCGCCATCCCGTCCtgtcctccccccgcccccccccccacagctgaTGGGACAGGCCCCGGGCCATCCCACTCGTGGAGGGGCGGACTGAGACCCCAGGGTGCTCTCTGAGGTGACCACTGAGTAATGAGATGGGGCCTGGCCCAGTGAGCCGCTTTCTACAGGGCTGGAGGGCGGACCACCTTCAAACTAAAAATAAGAGACGGTCCCCAAATAGGCCCTGTGTTTAGACACTCTCTCCACGGCCTGCTGTTCCTCTCTGCTCCCCCACAGGCTCCAGCCGGCACCACAGCTGCTCCTGGCACGAGTGGGTGCAGCgctgcaggggtgggggcggggggagggggcgggcgcCTCCCTGGGGAGCAGACGTGCAGAGCAGTCCGGGCGTGCAGCACCTTGCTGGTGGCGGACGGTGGCGGAAAGGGGTGTCAGCAACAGGCCTGCTTCCCGGTCGCCAGAGCTCCCAAACCCTCGACATCCTTCAGCCGAGAGTGGACCCAGCCTGAACGGGAGCCCTCCTAGGCCAGTACATGGTGCAGAGGCCACCGACCGGACCAGCAacctccccccagcccctacCCCCAGCCGAGCCGGAGCCTCCGtagattttatttccttgttCTCGTCCGAGTCTCTGTTCCTACTGATTCCAGTGGAATTCCCCTGACCTTGGCCCCCTCTGAGAGCAGCCCCCTGCACCCTGGCTGAGAGCACCCCTGGACCTCGGACTCACTGTCACCATGTGTGACAGGAGCACAGGCACCCCCCAGAGAGGGCCGCTGTCTCACCCCTACTCGTGGCTgctgcctgacccctgggagtaAATGTCC
The DNA window shown above is from Saccopteryx bilineata isolate mSacBil1 chromosome 2, mSacBil1_pri_phased_curated, whole genome shotgun sequence and carries:
- the DBH gene encoding dopamine beta-hydroxylase is translated as MQVPSPSTREAASMYGTAVAVFLVILVAALQGSVPPESPFPYHIPLDPEGTLELSWNVSYARETVHFQLLVRELKAGVLFGMSDRGELEDADLVVLWTDGDRAYFGDAWSDQKGQIHLDAQQDYQLLQAQRTPEGLSLLFTRPLSTCDPQDYLIEDGTVHLVYGVLERPFPSLEAIDTSRLQTGLQRVQLLKPNIPVPALPADTRTMEIRAPGVLVPGQETTYWCYMTELPAGFPRHHIVMYEPIVTEGNEALVHHMEVFQCAAEFESLPRFSGPCDSKMKPERLNYCRHVLAAWALGAKAFYYPEEAGLAFGGPGSSRFLRLEVHYHNPLKIQGRRDSSGIRLYYTATLRRFDAGIMELGLVYTPAMAIPPQETAFVLTGYCTDKCTQLALPPSGIHIFASQLHTHLTGRKVVTVLARDGHERVIVNRDDHYSPHFQEIRMLKEVVSVHPGDVLITSCTYNTGDRKLATVGGFGILEEMCVNYVHYYPQTQLELCKSAVDPGFLQKYFHLVNRFNSEEVCTCPLTSVPEQFASVPWNSFSRDMLKALYGFAPISMHCNKSSAVRFQGEWDLQPLPEIISRLEEPAPRCPASPGQRSTGPTVVRIGGGKG